The Lathyrus oleraceus cultivar Zhongwan6 chromosome 5, CAAS_Psat_ZW6_1.0, whole genome shotgun sequence genome includes the window ACAAGAACATGGATCCCAAAAGGACAAAATTGGGTCCTCGAGGAATCAGATGTGCCTTCATAGGATATGCATCAAATAGCAAAGCATACAGACTTCTAAATCTAGAGTCTAATGTAATTGTTTAATCCAGAGATGTGGAATTATTTGAAAATCTCATCACAAAGGATAAGGGACCTGAAAATCCCACAATTGAAGAATCTCGTGACAAAGTTTCGACACGAATTGTTGAAACACAATCAGAACCAAGGAGAAGCAAAAGGGCACGAAAAACTAAGGATCTAGGACCAGATGAAATCAATTCCCAACTCATTTCTCTTTATTTAGTTGAAGGAAATAGCAAGAATGATGTTCATAAAATTCCTATTATTCCTCAAGTAGAAGATGATCCTAAAACATATAAGGAAGCAGTGGCTTCTAGGAATGCTTCTTTTTGGAAAGATgctatccaagatgaaatggattcaattaTGTCAAATCATACTTGGGAACTAGTTGATCTTCCGAAGGGATCAAGAcccattggatgcaagtgggtgtttagAAAAAATTATCATAGTAACGGTACATTAAACACCTACAAGGCTAGACTAGTAGCAAAAGGATTTAGACAAAAGGAAGGTGTCGATTATTTCGACACATATGCACCGGTAGCAAAAACTACGACAATTAGAATCCTGTTTGCACTAGCTTCCTTGAATAACCTTATtgttcatcaaatggatgttaaaacagcATTCCTAAACGGAGATCTCGGTGAGGAGATCTACATGGAGCAACCAGAAGGCTTCATGCTTCCTGGAAATGAACAAAAGGTATGCAAACTTGTTAAGTCTCTATATAGTTTAAAACAGGCACCAAAACAatggcatcaaaaatttgacACCCCCATAATTTCAAATGGGTTTGTTCCAAACTCTTGTGACAAATGCTTGTACACAAAGGTGCACGGAAGTGTTGTGATATTTCTATGtctatatgttgatgacatgttgattatcagcaatgaaatgaatggaatattagaaacaaagaaatttttgacttccacattcaagatgaaagatcttggactagttgacactatactagggatcaaagtaaaactaaatagtgggggttatgaacttaatcaaacacattatattgagaaaatgttggaaaagttcaaacacctaaactttaaggaagtaaacACTCCATTCGATCctagtgtcaaacttcaaaagaacaatggGAGAACCGTGGCACAACTGGAATATGCAAGTGAAATTGGATGTCTAATGTACTTAATGCAATGCACCAGACCTGACATAGCTTTTGCAGTTAGTAATATGAGTAGATTTACTAGCAATCCAAATGATGAACATTGGAAGGCCATAACTAGGATTTTCGGATATTTGTTAAAGACCAAAAATCTTGGCCTTCATTATGGTAAGTTTCCTGCCGTACTAGAAGGATATACCGACGCAAGTTGGATATCAAGTGTTGGAGATTATAAATCTATAACTGGGTGGATATTCACATTAGTTGGAGGTGCGATTTCTTGGAaaagcaagaaacaaacatgcattactctctcaaccatggaatcagagtttgTGGCTCTTGCGTCTGCTGGACAAGAAGCAGAATGGTTGAGGGACCTCTTATTGGAGGTTTCGTTATctaaagacaatgtttcaaaAGTATTGATACATTGTGATAGTCAAGCCACCCTGGCTAGAGCGTTCAGTGaagtgtacaatggaaagtctagacacaTAGGTCTTAGACACTCTCTCGTGAAAAAAATGATAAAGGATGGGATCATTTCACTAACATATATACAAACAAGCTATAATTTGGCTGATCCATTTACTAAACCACTGGCCAGAGATTTAGTAAAGACTATCTCGAAAGGTATAGGATTAAAACTCCTTGAATAAGGGTTCCGACAATGATAGAAACCCAATTTGAACTTAACACATCTTAAcctaagattcaatgggtaacaacaagtcgttgattAGGAAGGTTATGCAACATTCCGCGATAATGTTGACGATTACAAACTGAGGGTTGAGTTTTCAAagaaactcttaatgaagttctatatcaagaaggatacgtatctcaagaaataGATACGAATTGAACTTCACCTATATGAACTTCAAGATGGTGTCGTCTTAAggtgagagttggagtttctctcatgaaaaattcatgaaaacAGGAAAAGCACATGGCCATAAATAGTGCTAGGCGAGATATGTAGGCAAAGAACCTTTAAAAGTGTGTGTatagtgtaacacccttctaaaataccccaaatatttaattaaaataacaatatatcaatcagagtaattatgcaattaagggtgtcacacaatcattacacaccattcaccataataactgtcatgctcttttattaattcaaaacataaagcgtttgcacaatacgcagcggatagaaatcaaatcaatcattcaaaacatgtaacacattacatgtaaaattattcaacaaggtaaaacatcccgtcccgatgttacatctatcagagcatgacgcactaaggagactacactagactccaagcactagcttctactcaatcactgctcgttacctgaaaaatagttgtaagggtgagttcctcaatcgatataaaaagcattataaaatatcatgtaatgctaagtaaataacacattaatcaccctaatcatatcacaccTTCAGTAACGGCAtatcaactcaaatatcatactcaataccaacacaattcatactcatactcaatgccaacacaaacacacgtataatattggaatacatccattcatattatacgccatacatacattatgcaatgagactccatgcatgcggtaccgactattcgtgaacatatagttcacctcaccgatcaaatccagatacggctaccaagcccactagtcccactcatttgagacctagtgactcactcactaattcctcaccacgggaattagctaccaccaactcactagttcctcaccacgggaattagctaccaccccaagggctatgctatgcacgctaaccacctagcatgcaaacatcaacaacaatccacaatgatttactcactaattcctcaccatgggaattagctaccaccataaggccacaatatgcatgctaattcacctagcaatgcaacatcattaacaacaatccacaatagacatatgctcacactctaagtcataaaacagtccattcaccaacacatgcataatgtatacattcacaacattatgcatattttcacacatcatcagcacatgtatcaaaacatcatatcatgtcaaataattaatcacagtattagcacactccactaatacctatactgctcaaaacagcgggaattaatccctattacatcatacgccaatataggccaaacaccaattatgcacacattattcaattattaatttttccaatttccaacagtgttaaccggttaacgccctgggttaaccggttaacgcaggacagaacacgctttctggcaaaactcaacagtgttaaccggttaacgccctgggttaaccggttaacgcagacaaaacagcaatattttcacaacccacaacagtgttaaccggttaacgccctgggttaaccggttaacgcaagcaaaacagcaatactacacaattcctaacagtgttaaccggttaacaccctgggttaaccggttaacgcaagacagaaagctgttcctgcgctaacacgaagcagaatgcagaattctccgcattttccgccgttggaggacttccggacctccgattccgattccgtaaaaagctatacgttcgggaaatcacaactcacacaaatacagattcaattacagctttaacacaacttatccaacacaatttttcagcattcaacatcccaattagggtcaattcaacggtttatcactacccattacatgttaacccataatacccattaaacgacgataaaccccccttacctgagttaatccggcgaatctttaagcttcaagctcttctcctctccaaccttcttcctcttgctctgtctctttgcccttttcctcttttcagccgcttctctgcttttcacgtgaaaccctttatttaccaaatggactctttttcttatttccaacttatatatatattccaataattattattccaataataataataatccaataatattccaaattatttaattaaattaataaatataatattaacttaaattaaataattatcttatttttatcggggtgttacatataGCAACGCCGATCTGATCACATGGGATAATGTTTCAAAGCATAGATACCTAACATTCCGATTAGGCTTTGCGTTGTCTTTACTAAGGTTAAGTTcaaatcgaaagatacctaactATATTAACACTTTTTGCTTTCTATATTCTGGAATTGGATTTGTCATTGTTAGAACAAGTGGGGGATTGTTGCaatttattaaatacaagtgtgttccaaaatgacaaatggtggaagtgagttaatgctaataaatgcatgagataactcttcatgaattttgaattttgaattttgatttttgaatttttgaattttgaattttgaattcggaGATTGTAACTCTTCATGAGATGTTGCAAAGGTGAAATCATGCAACTGTTGGTGAAACATGCTGCAGGCCAaccattatgattattggaaaaggacattgcttcaccaagggtcgctaccttgtgaaacaatatcaacatggcctataaaagcataaatccggattcagaatacaaaaaaaacacaaaatccgaaaatcctctaaataattccagatgctcttcgctgcattcgggttttcgccggtcttgcgcaaactcgataaggctgaattatcctgggtattcctgcatcagaactctaagacaatcgaaagtgcttgaaatactataaggaaaGTGTTGCGTTCACGATTCAAGTCTGGATCCCTTTAATCTTTCCGAAATTTCTAACAACGTACGTATCATACCTAACCCTGCAACTATTTACTAATATTTCATGTTTTCCTTTGAATTTGCTTTATTTATTTGCAAACGTAATAGTTTTTGTTTGATCGCCTAAAAGTAAGTTTGATCATCAAGGGTGAATGCTGCATTCCCATTTTGAACATCTCAATTCTTAACCCTCTTTCTTTATTTACTTTTACCCTTAAATTGGATCATAAAAGACTATATCAGTTGACACAATTTAGTTAATAACTCCTTTACAATAATTGCAAATTAAACTAGGATTTTTGCTTAATGTCTATATGTGATATATGTGTTAGGCCAAGACTCTTTGATGATATATGTTTGATAATCTTTGATGATTTTTGCTTAATGTCTATATGTTATATATGTGTTAGACCAAGACTCTTTAATGTTgtgttttatatatatatatatatatatatatatatatatatatatatatatatatatatatatatatatatatatatatatatatatatatatatatatatatatatatatatatatatatatatatatatatatattggagGTCTCGTTCTAATTAAAAATATTGGGCccaatttttttttaaacataattataataattaaaaaaaatatatcaaaaatattttatatataaattaaaaataaatgtaattataattattttgagttttgatcaatcttgatttttgtatgtattgagtttttatcctaacatttttttttattattgagtttttttaataatattttatttatttttattaatatttatataaaaaaattaaattttcaaaaatttggaCCCTCTAATATTTGGGACCCTGTGCTTTAGCACATGCTGCACATGCACAGGGCCggccatatatatatatatatatatatatatatatatatatatatatatatatatatatatatatatatatatatatataatatatatatatatatatatatatatatatatatatatatatatatatatatatatatatatatatatatatatatatattatattatatatatatatatatatatatatatatatatatatatatatatatatatatatatatatatatatatatatatatatatatataaacttgTAATTTTCAATTTCTCTGGTCTAAAACAAGACACACATAATTCTAACGAAGTTTATCATCTCCATTAACAACGAGAACCCTAAACACATGTCATCTTCCAAAGCAAAGAAATACAAAGACGATATGTGTTTAGGACTCTCGTTCGATACTTGCCAGAATGAAAGAGTGAAATCATTTCTTTCACTTCTTCTTCATATATCTAGTACGTCAGACATCACTAGTCATGTTACATTAATGTTGTTGTTATCGATGATGATGATCatagttgttgttgttgtcactactacaaataatatatttcatgacAAAGTTTTCACATCATCCAACAAAAAACCGATTTGTAATGTCAATGCGCGCCAtgttttatttataaaaaaaacaaaggGAAAAATAATTCAATACATGTTTCGAATATATATCATCGAcattttatgtttttatttctttaaaagttgtgtctttctttttattttatttttttgttttacCTTAATGATCTATTCCTTCGGTTTTATCTTTAATAACCGGGAGATTAGATAATTAGACTTTACTATAAAAACATTCGTTAATCAGATTTTACTCTAAACCTAACTTATATGTAGCCGCTTAAAACACTTACGCATCATACATTGGGATGGATTGCAAGACATAATTTTTTCAATGTTCTTGtatctttaaaaaaatattttttatgctcttgcaatccatcataatataatgttgttgatgttgttgttataTTTTTGGAATAAGCTTCCGATGATGTCAGTAAAAGAAAACATTCCTTAATTTATTGTTTTTCTCGTTTGACACCTTTGATAAATTTTATAAATTGCAATCACATATATTGTTGAGAGAATATTCCAAGTTGTAGTGTTTGTTATATTAGTTAGTTAGTATACAAAAAATTACTTTATAGTAAGTTCAAACCCGCAGTTTCATGTCACTCTCCCTCGTCTCCAAACAGTTTCTGTACATCACCAACCGTATACGATTCTTGGTCACAATCACGGATGAAACCATTCCTTTCCTTCCTCGCCTCTTCCACCGCTTCCCTAATCTCAGCTCGCTCAACCTCACTATCGTATCCAAAACTGTAGAAGAAGTGAACGCTCTTCTAACCCTAATCTCCACTTTCCCTTTAGACATCAAGTCGCTCAGTCTATGCCCCACACGCATATTCAGACCCATTCAGATTCCTGCAAATGGCTTGATAGCTTTGTCCAAAACTATGAAAAATATGACATCCCTAACTTTTTACCAAATGTGTCATTTCAACCAGAAGAATTTATTCTTGATCGCTGATTGTTTTCCTTTACTCCAAGAACTCAATCTCTGTAATCCCTGGCTTACTAGTGACACAGATTTTATGGTAGATCATAAGGATCCATTATTAGCACTTCCCAATCTCCGCAAGATTAACCTATCTGGTAATTACATCGGTGACCCAGACCAATTTGCTAACTTTCTCCGCCATAACTGCACGCTTCTTCAAGAGATCACGCTGAGTTTGGGGAATTTGGGAAATATGACTGTACTAGTCCTTTAATATATTTATagtttaaaaaatatatttatagTTGAATTACAGTTTTCTTATCAATTTGGTTGTTCTTGCAAAGTTTTTGTTttgtatgtatatatatatattcttcgATATATTTTCACTACATAAATTCTGACATAAACATCATAAAGACTTTGTACCCAATATATGCACTAAGTCTAGCCTTCTCACGCCTAATGAAACAGATAATAAGGAGTAATGTATAAACAGAGTGAATGAATTGAGAGAAACAAGTTACTTTGTAACAATAGCTGCAACAGCATTCAAAGTCCAATGTACTTGATAGAAACAAGTTACTTCGTAACAATAGCTGCAACATCTAGACTTTGCAAGATATTGCAATTTTGTTCTTGTTTCATTTCGACAAGGAGTTGTTCTTGATCGCGGATTGTTTTCCTTTACTTGAAGAATTAAATCTCAGTTTACTTGGTTCAATTGAGTTGCCTCATTTGGAGAGGGATTATCTATCTTGCCAACGTTGGAAATTCACGTTCAGTACTTGGTTCAATTGAGGCTAATGGTTTATCTCAGAAATTATGCGTGACTCAATTGGTTAGACATCATAGTTGCGAAAATCCGGATATTAGAAATGAACTCCACGCAATGCATCCAGGTGATAACACGTGATAACACTGTATGTCAATTTACTGAAGTGCATCCTGTTCTTAATTATCATGCTAACAAAGATCCATCCTGGACCGTTAAAGGCTTAATCGAGACAAGCAGATGTATAGGATATGCTTACATGAAGAAGGCATTGTTTACTATGGCAAGATCATTCGTAATCCCAATGCGAGAACAGGTGATATTTGGAAGGCCTTTGCTGACCTCTGAACCAGATGTTTATTCAAAAGTGCTTAAAGACACTGACAGCTTCATTATATTTGGATCAAGTGGATTTTGGAAATTAATCACAAACGATTATGCTGCTGAAATTGTTAACAGCAGTCCTCGGGATGATATCGCGAAAATACTAGCAGTAATTGCTATAGAGAAGGGGGCTAGGAAAAAGAAAACTAAGTATAGCAACATTGTTGAGATTCCTAAGGGAGAACACGTTGATGGCTGTTGGGGTGTGCAACATCAGAGATCTAGGCCTGTCTATCACAATGATATCATTGTGATAGTTGTCTTTTTCGACAATAAGCCAAGCAGTGTGAGGCCTGAGATCAGTTGTTATACATGCAGTGATTTTCCCGATACACCTTCGGAGTTTAAGCATttctataataataataataataataataataataataataatatgaaTGTATGATATTGAAAATATACAATTTGTTCATTTACTCAGCTTCGTTGTAACTGCGACAATGTTTATAATCTTTGTTGCCTCTATTAAATAAATAACGATTTTTCTGGAGATGATTAGTTTTATTACATGCAATTTGACATATATAACACTCATTGTCATAAAACAAATTGAAATAAATTTGATATGCTGTGCTTGGTTCTCGGAAGGGTGTTGGTCCTTTTAAAAGATTGTGTGTGTGAAGCAAATGGCCAGAGTTTACAATTGTGAAAATTTGGATATTAAAAAGGAACTGCATACATGGTGCTCAAATGATAAATGAGTTTGCTGCTAGAATTGTTAACACCGGTCCACGAGATAATATTCCTAATCTAAAGGACATGTTTGAGAGCCTCTTGCTTAGTAGAAGACAGATTTGGTGGTTTTTTCCTGAAACAGTGCATTACTAACATTTTAAGTTGTTGGTTCATTGACTACGGAGGACAGAGTTATAACTCGCTTATTGCTTATGCCGATGGCAAATTCTCCATGGCTTTGGTTTAGTCAAATGCAAAAATGGAAGATCATTGCAGGGTCGAGGTTTGCAATGATACAACTTTTATTGGAGTTTATGATATAGCTAAAAAGGCGATGATGTTTCAGACTATATCAACAATTACATCAAAATGATGATAATATTTGCTTTAAAAGTTTTGAACCATGCAGTGTTAAAGGCTTAAGCAAGGTTTTCTTTTAACTTTCATTTTACCTTCTAGTATAAGTAACCATCCAACAAAATATGTAAACATTGCATAGTTATATTTATACCAAGGTGTTTATTTATATAATATGTTATATATTTCAATTTCTATGATTTACTTCTAAGCTACTCATTGGTTGTTGACTTGGTAGACATGCAGATGTATAGGATATGCATATATGAAGAGAGAATTGAATAAATCTTCTTTTCTCTGTCTCTCTTGTTTACCAAGTTAGCTTATGAATTTTAAGGTTTCATAAATCATCAAGATAGAATATTGGGAAGTGATTATCATTAAATAAAACACATACTACTAATTCAATCAGAACACTTAACCAAAAGATTTGTTGATTCAAACAAAACCAAAATCAGTAACAATATACATCTCTGCAACAAAATGGGGGAAACTGAATCTCACATATCTTTTTGCTAGTCTTCATGCTCTTATATCCCAACATATCAAGAAAGGAGAACATAAAGAAACTTGATAAAAGGAATAGTAAAAGAGTAGGAAATGCCAACTACATGGTATTTCTTTAGTACAATGTATATATTGTAATTTCCTTGATCCAGCTCTCATGCTCCCTTATTTGAACTTAGAAGCATTTCCTGTGCACTTTTGATGGCCTAGATTCATCATATTCTGCCTTTGCAATCCAACGATGTTTAAGTGAAGACTTTTATTTTAAGGTTCTTCTGTGATTTGGTCTCTCAATTCTTCGATGATGGTAATCAATTTGAAAACATCTCAAGTCTCATCAAAATACAAGATCCAAAGTTCATGTGTGATGCTATAGTCAAAGATAATAATGCCAAGATTTGAAATTTCAAAATTTTGACAAAAAAGAAATGTGAGAACTCTCAAGGTCGTGTCTGTCAGTGACCTACGTCTTGTAAAGGCACAAGAGAATTTTTTGAATTACAAAGGCAAAACCACACACTTAAAACCTTTGAGAAACCTCCCTTATTTTGTTAAAACCACCTGAAAAAATGAAACAACCACAAAATAGTATTCCTGAAAATGTTGTCTGTTAGAAGTAAAATTAATTCTTATTTCTCCTCCTTAACTTCAGTTAACAAGTGAGCTAAACCATTTGTTAGAGCAGATGTAGAAGTCAATGCAGCCATCAATATGCTAAGACACTGCAACAAAACAGAAAATGCTAAATAATCACCAAGTAAACCAATACTAGAAGTACAAAAAGGTGAAGATGAAAAATCCATAAAGTTTTAGTCAATCTTACCTCCTTAAGGCCAATGGTGACAACCTCTTCCTTCAAGTCATCAAAAGAAGTTTCCGAACTGTCAATTAAATTTAAAGATGAAATCGGAGACGATTGTGCAACGATCAAGTCATCGGTAGCCACATACATTTTCAATTCCTTCACATAACCTTCTCGGCTTCCTCTCCATGCTTTGAGATTATCGAGTAGAAACATATTTTTACAGTTTTTCTCATCTTTCCTATATTCATCACTTATGAAAAATTGATTATCAATAATACTGTCTTTGAAACTTTTGCCATCATAATAACAATAATACTCCATATCCGGCTGAAGAGGTAATATCTTATTGCTTAGTTTGAATTGCGATGCAACTTGAGGATCAACAAGCCTTTTCTTGGCTTTTGTTGACTTAAAATACTTGTTTTCTTCTAAAACAACAATGCTCTTGTACAATTTATCAATACTTCCCAAAGAACAATTTTCTCTTATCTTACTTACAACTCCTCCCAAGGGAAATGGGAGAAAAGTTAATAGCATATCAACAAAATCTTCTTCCCCTTGAGCATACAATACCTTGCCATCTGATTTTCTTATAACTAGCTTTACACTTATCTGGATATCAGCATTATCTTCAGCATCATAGTTCAAAATCTTTGACGACTCTTCAACGGATGGTTCATTTCGCAAAAACGTATCTGTTAAAGGTGACTTGGAAATCAAAGCGCACCTCAAAAGATCCAGCACCTATATATACAAAACACAAATCAATAGAGCATGAAAATCTGCAGTATTTGTGTAGGGCAAACAACAACAAAACTATGATTTCGTGAAtacaaaaataaatatatataaacCTTTTCCTTAGTGACTTCAAACGTCATTTCCTTTAAGGAACTTGTGGTTTTTATTCCACAGTTTTGAAGTAAACCAAAGCTTGTAACATGCTTGGAGTTTGGCATGACGATCAAATCATCGGTAATAACAAAAGAAGCACTACTTGTAACAAATCCTTTGTGGAAATGTTTGAGGGAAACTAAATGAGTCAAAGGATTCCCACCTGCACAATTATTATCAGAGGAAGTATATAAACCATTACCGCAGCAGTTATCATCAACTATAGTACATAAGAAGTACGTAGCCGGAGGAGTATCATCAATGTTAAGTGTGAGAGAGTTGCAATAATCTTCTGAAGAGTTTATTGGTTGCAATAACATTTTTTTATGTGTCTTTGTTAAGAAATATCTTTTGCTAAGATCGGCCACACTTTGATAGAGTGAGTTAAGACAGCCAACTTTGACAGGTCCCATGTTTGAATCCTTCTGAATAAGTCTTGCAATGGTTCCTAATGGTAATGTTAAGAAGCTACATAGAACATCAACAAAGTCTTTTCCTGCTTCAGCAAATACAACTTTGTCTGTTTCTGTGTCTACGAGAAGCTTCAACAACACTGGCTCATCTGTTTTGTCATTAGCCATGGAAGAGAGAAGTTGGCTATGAAGAAGTTGGGAGTTTGAAATTTAAAACGCTGATAAAAATGTTTCTGTTGACAGTTCCAAGCAATGCTGATAAAAATGTTTCTGTTGACAGTTCCAAGCAATTCTGATACGACGATGGATTTTAACAACGTTTTTAATGTCAATTCTTGTGCAATTGGTATTTGAGTTCTTGGAAAAATAAAATGATAGTGATCACTTATGGGGTAGTGAAGTTATACCCACGTTTTAATTGTGTCAACTAATACGGTAAAGATACTTGGTGCCTGCCTTAAATTGCATTTGAAAGAccattatttatttatttttgacTCAATGTTGGGAGTGAGGGTACTTGTGCATTTAAAGATACCCGTTATGATCGAGTCTAAATTCATCGGTTGAGATATGTATGACAAATTTGCACCGGCTTTAAAACGGGTGTAAAAATAGGATATATCACACTCTAGTTTACATAAAATGGATGTAAACTGTCACGTATATACATTAAATTTAAACAAATTTACACTCTATTTTAGATATAACGGATGTAAAAAGAGAGTATATTACATCCTATTTTAGATAAAAACAAGTGTAAATTACTAGATATTTACATTGAATTTTAAGATATTTACATCCTATTTAAATTTAAATGGGTGTAAACGGTCACATACATATATTAAATTTAAATGAGTTTACACTATTTTAGATACTACGGAGGTAAAAAAtatcaatttttaaaaattaatttttagaAATTTGTTTAACCAATATTTTGTAGAGATTCCTAGACATTGGATAAACAAA containing:
- the LOC127083864 gene encoding uncharacterized protein LOC127083864, with the translated sequence MPNSKHVTSFGLLQNCGIKTTSSLKEMTFEVTKEKVLDLLRCALISKSPLTDTFLRNEPSVEESSKILNYDAEDNADIQISVKLVIRKSDGKVLYAQGEEDFVDMLLTFLPFPLGGVVSKIRENCSLGSIDKLYKSIVVLEENKYFKSTKAKKRLVDPQVASQFKLSNKILPLQPDMEYYCYYDGKSFKDSIIDNQFFISDEYRKDEKNCKNMFLLDNLKAWRGSREGYVKELKMYVATDDLIVAQSSPISSLNLIDSSETSFDDLKEEVVTIGLKECLSILMAALTSTSALTNGLAHLLTEVKEEK